Proteins co-encoded in one Papaver somniferum cultivar HN1 chromosome 5, ASM357369v1, whole genome shotgun sequence genomic window:
- the LOC113281928 gene encoding uncharacterized protein LOC113281928, whose protein sequence is MVLRCWWYGGAREFYECDTLPTAQDQIPMPVDGAVGGDPAAAECSDDDLEDEISNKGDLKDEISNKDDLKDEIFELLLEIEEALDNIELRTLPPLDVKIPADQLEALLKKWGLDSVKCGDYPPHLQSFGKDIEFLKVRDRETADFGKYAAAGKYSGRRPYWVDFKKWYDAGGMVELESSESKNERDALPTAQDQIPMPVDGASSVADRH, encoded by the exons ATGGTATTACGATGCTGGTGGTATGGAGGAGCTAGAGAGTTTTATGAATGTGACACTTTGCCAACTGCTCAGGACCAGATTCCAATGCCTGTGGATG GAGCGGTCGGTGGAgatccagcagcagcagaatgtAGCGATGATGATCTGGAAGATGAAATTTCTAACAAAGGTGATTTGAAAGATGAAATTTCTAACAAAGATGATCTGAAAGATGAAATTTTTGAACTTCTCCTGGAAATAGAAGAGGCTCTGGACAACATTGAATTACGTACCCTACCTCCTCTTGATGTCAAGATTCCGGCGGACCAACTGGAGGCCTTATTGAAAAAATGGGGTCTTGACAGTGTAAAATGTGGGGATTATCCGCCTCACCTGCAGAGCTTTGGAAAAGATATAGAATTTTTGAAAGTACGGGATCGTGAAACCGCGGATTTTGGGAAG TATGCTGCAGCTGGCAAATATAGTGGACGACGGCCTTATTGGGTTGACTTCAAAAAATGGTATGATGCTGGTGGTATGGTCGAGCTAGAGAGTTCTGAATCAAAAAATGAACGTGACGCTTTGCCAACTGCTCAGGACCAGATTCCAATGCCTGTGGATGGTGCTTCTTCAGTTGCGGATAGACATTAA
- the LOC113277531 gene encoding stress-induced protein KIN2-like: MADHSQSMSYNAGEAKGQAEVKKDQMVDKASGAMQSAKESCQQAGQQMKEKAQGAADTVKEATGMKK; this comes from the exons ATGGCAGATCACTCTCAAAGCATGAGCTACAATGCTGGTGAGGCCAAGGGCCAGGCTGAG GTAAAGAAGGATCAAATGGTGGACAAGGCATCCGGGGCTATGCAATCTGCAAAGGAATCGTGCCAACAG GCCGGCCAGCAGATGAAGGAAAAGGCACAAGGAGCTGCTGATACTGTGAAAGAAGCAACTGGAATGAAGAAATAA
- the LOC113279183 gene encoding uncharacterized protein LOC113279183: MVRAAARLREKLAKMNAKRREEFERITKEQRKGEEFNAITFDSTEGQYMMQQQSKGGNLTVSPSGGVATSWRFYCRFYEQLNGSRTCRILHNLEIEMDNNGEPAANNNSSVPAAEKWLQTFSWLQTFALRVMLFSESIFFLGLLVAEHHHPSPSCLAGSDQIDEMFGKGFVSMFLLTLAAVVLNTKQRIRGLSALQLARLRSKLNYRYFLCTIGIISGVTFTGFAMMDGAQILFGLWRCRAPSTITFMVLSGFFTVVADGYLLVSIYYVISTQ; encoded by the exons ATGGTTAGAGCAGCAGCAAGACTTCGTGAGAAATTGGCAAAAATGAATGCGAAAAGAAGGGAGGAATTTGAACGCATTACGAAAGAGCAGCGTAAGGGTGAAGAATTTAATGCGATAACTTTTGACTCAACAGAAGGACAGTATATGATGCAGCAGCAGAGTAAAGGTGGAAACTTAACTGT gTCTCCCAGCGGTGGAGTTGCAACTTCTTGGAGATTTTATTGCCGATTTTACGAACAACTGAACGGTTCTAGAACTTGCCGTATATTGCAT AATTTAGAGATCGAGATGGACAACAATGGAGAACCAGCTGCTAATAACAATTCAAG TGTACCGGCTGCAGAGAAATGGCTTCAGACGTTTAGTTGGTTGCAGACATTTGCTCTTCGTGTTATGCTCTTCTCAGAAAGTATCTTCTTTTTGGGTCTACTTGTGGCAGAACACCACCACCCTTCACCTAGTTGCCTTGCAGGAAGTGATCAAATTGATGAAATGTTTGGCAAAGGATTTGTGTCAATGTTCTTACTTACTCTTGCCGCCGTTGTGCTGAACACGAAGCAACGCATCAGAGGATTATCAGCATTGCAGCTGGCACGTTTGAGATCGAAGCTCAACTATAGATACTTCCTATGCACTATTGGTATCATATCAGGAGTCACATTTACAGGTTTTGCCATGATGGACGGCGCTCAGATCCTTTTTGGCTTGTGGAGATGCCGTGCACCATCTACCATTACTTTTATGGTTCTGTCTGGCTTCTTCACAGTGGTTGCCGATGGTTATTTACTTGTTTCTATCTATTATGTGATTTCCACCCAGTAG